The nucleotide sequence CCCAACCCCTATTAGACTCTTATTTTATGTGCATGAACAACTATGTCTTCTCTCAACCGTGTCTCTTCCTCTCTTTGcattgtgttttttcttttgtttcctGTTTTGAACCTTCAGTTTTTCTTTGCTCGCTCACAATTGTCCAGTAAAAACTTCCGATTTCCGCCTAGCAATTGTTTCTGTGcccttttttacaaaaagttgaAAACTTGGCAATTGGAACTGAAAGTTTGAAgtaaaaaataacatgaaaatttaattatgtCATCTAACATGCCAGATCCCTTCTCTCAAGATGGAACTGGGAGCCGAGTAATGAAATTAGTTTCGATAGTGCAATATTATTGGGGAAGTCAAAATCATAGGCATATATATGTACAACTATGCGAATGGGTTAAAAGTATGCATAAAGTTGAAATCTTTGTATCAAATACTCAAACACAGACCGAAACAATGCCTCTGACTATTGTTTTTCTTCTAACGTACGACCAACTATTGCTACCACCATATTAACAATTTAAGAGTCCAAAAATTAGGAAACGGAAAACAGAggaaacaagagaagagaagataTCGGAGTGATGATGGATGAAAGAAGGGACAATGCAGAGATAGAAGCAGTGGAAGAAGCAAGTTCTGATGACAAGGTTTTAAATTTGGAGATGTTGGGGACGGGAAGGAGAGTCATGTGTCATATATATATCTAAAACTTTAATGCAATAGAAAACTACTTTACATACCCCCACGGAACATCTCCAACAAGCATCCAATCTCCTTCCTTGTCTTCATAAGTGAGTACAAACTTGGACGATCCATCCAACAATATTGAATGTCTTTCTCCTCTGGTAGTCATGTTGTGATCCTCCCCATTTGATCCTATTGGCCATGATTTCAATACCATTAGGGGGGGAAAAGTAATAAAACGCATCAAAGAGGAAAATGCAtgatttcaataaaatttaaaacgCATAAAAGAGGaatatgatattgatataaacaaaatagaaatatgatataaacaataatagAAAGTATAGCATGCTGCATGCACATGTGTTGAGATCATATCTCAATCAATAACTATACTTAACAACAAGAATTCTTTATAATGGTAGAAACCATCATATTGTGGTATATTTGTTTACATTTTGCCATTGTGCGGTTTGAAaacgtaaaaaagaaaaagttgcttCATGAACAAAGGAAACAATACCTTACTATTAAGCTATATTTAAAGCagtgacaaaaaaaagtataaaatggataaaatattcaccataaaaataaaattcttggtATTTTGAAAACATGACAATATTGAATGGAGTGGCATGAAAATATACCTTTGCTAGTGACGCTTGTAGTTGATTCGTCAAACATGTCCTCCAATGTCTGCGCCAATGTTTCATAGGAACTGTGAGCACTCAAATCAACCTTTCTTCCAATAGGTATCCCATCCATATTTACTTTGACAAACGGGGATTTCCTGaggtttcttttttctttgatattaatGTGGTTATCATCATTTCCGTTGTCAGTACTCTTCCTTACcacaatattattattcttgCTCTTCTCGGCCACAGAGTTGAATGCTTCAGTTGATTTAGCGTTGGCATTAAAGCTATTCACTCGATATGATCGAAGGGGTGGCCATCCAACTACTTGACTGTTTTGGTAAATTCATTCACAAAAGAAACAACAACCCCATCAGTGAAggactaagaaaaaaaaaaaccagtaaatatttgattaatttatttttctactgAAGGGGCCAGCATGATACCACACACACTCCCTTCTTACCGGGCATTTATCTGCCAGACTGCCACTGATTATAAGTTATAATTTTCCCTTTACATTTTTTAAGTAGCTGAGTCAAATTATAAGGAAACTCTTGATTATGCATTAGATGTAATGTTTTAGATTGTGTATTCATCAATAGAATTGGAACAATAATTAACCAATCAAGAATCAATACCATATAATTTAAGTTAAATCTACAGAAAATTACAGCATTATTGGTCTTCAGAGTTGAATATTACAGCGTTGAGAATTAATGGTATGAATCTATGACACATAAATGCAACCAAATAGGTCTAGATCATCCTAAAACATAGATAGTAAGTTGAAAATACCATTATCATCCCTCCTCACAGTTACTATCAACTAAGCCCTCTTATAGATTACAGCAATACAGAAACAAAGAGTTCTCATAGCCAATCAAGTAAAATCAAATTGGTTTCTCTTAACCCCTAAAGTCATTTAGTTTTGAACTTTCCAAACCAATTCTATCctatttaattgaatttctcaAGGTAAGTAACACCATGTGAGCCTTAATTCCAcaaactaccaaaaaaaaaaaaaactaaattttggaCAGACATACAAGACACCAGATATAAAAATCAACAAGATCAAATCATAACATTGATTATGTAACATAAGAATctactaaaacaaaatatacaaagcaaaataaaggaaaattaaGATGGTAATTAAAACCTTGGACGGTTGGTAGCATCAAGAGAATCAGCAGGTCTTTTAGTTCCAGCAGAGgaaggtgaagaagaagaaaaatcctTAGCAGTGAAAATTCTAGCATAAGAACCATGATGATGGTAGTTATGTGATTTTGCAGGGTGAGAAAGGCTTAACCCAAGACCCAATTCAAGCTCAGACTCATCTGGGCTAGAAGAATCCTCAGAAGAAAGTGTCAAGTTTTCATCTTTAGACACAGTAGACATGACCCAATAAATCAACTGGGTAgtgaaaaaatatgatttttttgaagaatttgaagaagaagaagaagaagaagagaaagaaaagggtGGATGAATTTGAAGGGTGTAGAGAGAGTAGTAATAAATGGTTAGGTGAGAAGAATGAATAGTGTGAAGTtgaagagaaggagaagaaggtAAGGAAAGTGTGGACCCCACGTGTCTGGTCTAGTTTGTTTGTGCGTCCATCAATGAATGGTTTTGCTTTAAATTGGTGGTACAACTTTTCtatctttctttcctcttcttctaGATTCTCTGTCTTGTCTTTGTCTATACTCTACGCTCTGCTCTGctaactttttcaatttctcCTCCTCAATCATATCGCACAAATTCATTTTCTCTATCAAACTatactaaaaattaaatatggatcatacaaaaaatttaaaattctccactaatatttttttaaacattggTATCTGGTCAAACAACCGACTAATTTGATTGGTTTAATCTTACTTTTCATTTGCGAAGACCTCATTTAAATTTAGAAGAGAACTTTCAATGGACAAACCGaccaaaattttcaaacattttcgGTGGTTTTGGCCATCGTTAATGTCAATAtaaccataaaaaattatcatgcGCTTTAAATTGTTTGAGTCCATGATTTCTTGTACTaacattttgaataatttaagtttattagtctatattaattttttaagtatttaagtgtctatttataaaatataattgaaagatAATGTcatgtaaaatattaaaatgaggTTTAATATATCATTGATCAGTTAGTTTGTAAGTCTATTTAAACATATGTTAgattacttatttaaataagtttatgtgaaatatgtttttaagcAGGTTAACAAGTCGTAACAAACTTTCAAAAAAGTCAGTCTTAGAcctaaaaatatgtttatgataGATTACATGTGAGACCTAACCTTCAATATTTTGACCagattagaattgatttttataaCACCTAACCCTGACCAACTTATAGTTTGGTCTTTGGTTAAATCAAAATATGAGGGTTTCTTCAACAATTTATATGAATGGAGTACTCGGCCACGGTTCATCTTCAAGCCGTGTTCTCGCGCTCAAACACTGTCTTGAGATCGGACAAATATTGTGTGACCATTACTAaaatttgattgtgtttttgGATTATTTGATATGCTAAAAGATTAAGTATGAtactaaacaacacaacataagaTAGAACAACGCATGACAAACTATTATGGCactagacatttttttttgtcttaaacgATATTTAGCgaacaaaatgttattttggtattttagacaacttgtaatTTGGATAAAAATTTACGTTGTGGTTTAGTGAGAAACAAGAATTTTAGGTTTTGTCATGTCCATTTCCCCCAAATTTGTCATATCATCGGAACAATTTTAACTGGAGTTATCTTATCTTGTCCCTTGTTTAGGTTGGTAGTGTCATTGTGTTTTggtgtttttgttcttttgtatCTTTTCAATCTAGCACTTTCATGTATTTTGATTGttctattgaaaatataaattattaaactttTACAACATTAAATACACgagtttcaaaaaataattttatcatcaaatttttaacttgtgttttaGGTGcataagttaacattttcctcgTCAATCTTAAAGAGAgaactttctttaaaaaaaaaactttagaggGAGTACTATTATTATTTAGGCTTAAACACATTTTTCGCCCCCTAAGTTTGCAAAGGTTGCAATTTTTGCCCcctattaaaaataaagacaaaagtGACCCCCCATGTCTACCCCCTTTTGCAAAACGTCAATTTTGACTTGATCAACGCTGTGTGGCATGTCAGCTGTTCATTTTctaagttaataaaaaaatgccaCGTGTGTATTTACAAAATTAAGGGTGcttttgatttgctaaaaaaatgaaggacaggatagaacaactctagttgtccagtgtttgatttgtaaaactgtttcaggtagaggacaaactggaggcaagggacaggacaaaaactcatatttttgtccctcaccaaaccacagcataactttttgtcccacgtacaagttgtctaaaataccaaaatagcattttgtccctcaaaaatcgtataaaacaaaaaattacttaatgccataaaaaatttgtccagtgttgttctgccttgtgttgtactgttctgtccagtacttgctgttttgcaaaccaaacacaccctaaaaaaataaaaaagaaaggatTGATTGGAGGGAGCAAGTGACATTCATCTTCTTTGTCTAAAccattcatcttcttctttcatttctaAAAGAAAATACAGAACGAGTTTTTGTTCATAAAGAAAATGCAgaatttgaaacaaacacaaaccCAATCAAAATTTATAACACTCTTCattcataaattcatcaaaatattcaaacacAACATATCTCCAATTCAATCTCCTTTTTTTCATACTATGCCAAAA is from Medicago truncatula cultivar Jemalong A17 chromosome 1, MtrunA17r5.0-ANR, whole genome shotgun sequence and encodes:
- the LOC25484206 gene encoding auxin-responsive protein IAA11, producing the protein MSTVSKDENLTLSSEDSSSPDESELELGLGLSLSHPAKSHNYHHHGSYARIFTAKDFSSSSPSSAGTKRPADSLDATNRPSQVVGWPPLRSYRVNSFNANAKSTEAFNSVAEKSKNNNIVVRKSTDNGNDDNHINIKEKRNLRKSPFVKVNMDGIPIGRKVDLSAHSSYETLAQTLEDMFDESTTSVTSKGSNGEDHNMTTRGERHSILLDGSSKFVLTYEDKEGDWMLVGDVPWGMFLSSVRRLRIMRTSEANGLAPRLEEKNSRQKSKPI